A genome region from Paracoccus stylophorae includes the following:
- a CDS encoding nitroreductase family protein: MPPEQSLRAALAFRDYMRRRHSVRDFSDAPVAREVIEACIEAACTAPSGANQQPWHFVAIADPAMKARIRAAAEEEERDFYAGGGGDAWLAALEPVGTGPDKPHLTVAPWLIVVFAQRYGLRDGVRHKHYYVPESVGIACGMLIAAIHHAGLVTLEHTPNPMKFLNALCGRPENEKPVMILPVGLPAADATVPAAAKVKKPLSETMSVF; the protein is encoded by the coding sequence ATGCCGCCCGAACAGTCGCTGCGCGCGGCGCTTGCGTTTCGCGATTACATGCGCAGGCGCCATTCGGTGCGCGATTTCAGCGACGCGCCGGTGGCGCGCGAGGTGATCGAGGCCTGTATCGAGGCCGCCTGCACCGCGCCGTCGGGGGCGAACCAGCAGCCCTGGCATTTCGTGGCCATCGCGGACCCGGCGATGAAGGCGCGCATCCGCGCGGCCGCCGAAGAGGAAGAGCGCGATTTCTATGCCGGCGGCGGCGGCGATGCGTGGCTGGCCGCGCTGGAGCCGGTGGGAACCGGGCCCGACAAGCCGCATCTGACCGTGGCGCCCTGGCTGATCGTGGTCTTCGCGCAACGCTATGGGCTGCGCGACGGGGTGCGGCACAAGCATTACTATGTCCCCGAAAGCGTCGGCATCGCCTGCGGCATGCTGATCGCGGCGATCCATCACGCCGGGCTGGTGACGCTGGAACATACGCCCAATCCGATGAAGTTCCTGAACGCGCTGTGCGGCCGGCCCGAGAACGAAAAGCCCGTGATGATCCTGCCGGTGGGGCTGCCCGCCGCGGATGCGACGGTGCCCGCCGCCGCCAAGGTCAAGAAGCCCCTGTCCGAGACGATGTCGGTCTTCTGA
- the mbfA gene encoding iron exporter MbfA: protein MRMTANRKRFSDLTEQEVIALAIASEEDDARIYRNWADYLREAYPATAAVFDGMGEEEDEHRRLLIERYRARFGDSIPVIRREHVAGYYSRRPAWMMQNLSLEAIRNEAALMEHDAAEFYARAAQTSSDAATRKLLGDLAAAERGHEEHAGELADEHLTDAARAEEGAVAHREFILTWVQPGLAGLMDGSVSTLAPIFATAFATHDTWTTFLVGLAASLGAGISMGFTEAASDDGVVSGRGSPIKRGVASGVMTAIGGLGHALPYLIPHFWTATIIACIVVFIELWVIAWIQNRWMQTPFWRAALQVVVGGGLVFATGVLIGSG from the coding sequence ATGCGGATGACAGCCAATCGCAAACGGTTTTCCGACCTGACCGAGCAGGAGGTGATCGCCCTTGCCATCGCCTCGGAAGAGGATGACGCGCGCATCTATCGCAACTGGGCCGACTATCTGCGCGAGGCCTATCCCGCGACCGCCGCCGTGTTCGACGGCATGGGCGAGGAAGAGGACGAGCATCGCCGGCTGCTGATCGAACGCTATCGCGCGCGGTTCGGCGATTCCATTCCGGTGATCCGGCGCGAACATGTGGCCGGCTATTACAGCCGCCGGCCGGCCTGGATGATGCAGAACCTGTCGCTGGAGGCGATCCGCAACGAGGCCGCGCTGATGGAACATGACGCGGCCGAGTTTTATGCCCGCGCCGCGCAGACCAGTTCGGACGCCGCCACCCGCAAGTTGCTGGGCGATCTGGCGGCGGCCGAACGCGGCCACGAGGAACACGCGGGCGAACTGGCCGATGAGCATCTGACCGACGCCGCCCGCGCGGAGGAAGGCGCGGTGGCGCATCGCGAGTTCATCCTGACCTGGGTTCAGCCGGGGCTGGCCGGGCTGATGGATGGCAGCGTCTCGACGCTGGCGCCGATCTTTGCCACGGCCTTTGCCACGCACGACACCTGGACGACATTCCTGGTCGGGCTGGCGGCCAGCCTGGGCGCGGGCATCAGCATGGGCTTTACCGAGGCCGCGTCCGACGACGGGGTGGTGTCGGGGCGCGGATCGCCGATCAAGCGCGGCGTGGCCTCGGGGGTGATGACGGCGATCGGCGGGCTGGGCCATGCCCTGCCCTATCTGATCCCGCATTTCTGGACCGCCACGATCATTGCCTGCATCGTCGTCTTCATCGAGTTGTGGGTGATCGCATGGATCCAGAACCGCTGGATGCAGACGCCGTTCTGGCGGGCGGCCTTGCAAGTGGTCGTGGGCGGTGGTTTGGTCTTCGCCACCGGGGTGCTGATCGGATCGGGCTGA
- a CDS encoding sulfurtransferase TusA family protein: MSARRIDARGLLCPLPVLRLRKALLSVPPGARVAMIATDPMASVDVPHFCAEAGHVLIGTHDTDDGAREFTVERGLSAPSAAGGLTPEDI, translated from the coding sequence ATGAGCGCGCGCCGGATCGACGCGCGCGGGCTGCTGTGCCCGCTGCCGGTGCTGCGGCTGCGCAAGGCGCTGCTGTCGGTGCCGCCGGGCGCGCGCGTGGCGATGATCGCCACCGATCCCATGGCCTCGGTCGATGTGCCGCATTTCTGCGCCGAGGCCGGTCATGTATTGATCGGCACGCACGACACGGATGACGGCGCGCGCGAGTTCACGGTGGAAAGGGGGCTGTCTGCCCCCTCGGCCGCAGGCGGCCTCACCCCCGAGGATATTTGA
- a CDS encoding DUF2478 domain-containing protein, whose product MLGWFTLSADAAPGAADDLLLRLARDLGDAGLRVTGAVQRNTDHGADCECDMDVIVLGEEDRPIRISQSLGTGSQGCRLDAGALEMAAVRVGAKLAGAELVIVPKFGRQEAAGRGFRSVIAQAVSDGVPVLLHVPAEQQRDFAAFGGDLAERVAPERLGDWCLARTAGPA is encoded by the coding sequence ATGCTGGGCTGGTTCACGCTGTCCGCCGACGCCGCGCCCGGCGCGGCCGACGATCTGCTGCTGCGGCTGGCCCGCGACCTGGGCGATGCGGGGCTGCGGGTGACGGGCGCGGTGCAGCGCAACACCGATCATGGCGCGGATTGCGAATGCGACATGGACGTGATCGTGCTGGGTGAGGAGGACCGGCCGATCCGGATCTCGCAATCCCTTGGCACCGGATCGCAGGGCTGCCGCCTCGATGCCGGCGCGCTGGAAATGGCGGCGGTGCGGGTGGGCGCAAAACTGGCCGGGGCGGAACTGGTGATCGTGCCGAAATTCGGCCGGCAGGAGGCGGCGGGGCGCGGATTTCGGTCGGTGATCGCGCAGGCGGTGTCGGACGGCGTGCCGGTGCTGCTGCACGTGCCGGCCGAACAGCAGCGCGACTTTGCCGCGTTCGGGGGCGATCTGGCCGAACGGGTCGCGCCGGAACGACTGGGCGACTGGTGCCTTGCGCGGACGGCGGGGCCGGCATGA